The Pseudarthrobacter sp. NS4 genome includes a window with the following:
- a CDS encoding ATP-dependent DNA ligase has product MELPVMPPVPPMLAKSVSGIPEGDLSYEPKWDGFRSIIFRDGEDLEIGSRNEKPMTRYFPELVAALKENLPARCVIDGEIVLVGASGDRLDFDALQQRIHPAASRVKLLAGQTPASFVAFDLLALGDDDYTGKPFAERRAALERALAASKAPVHLTAATTDKDIAGQWFKQFEGAGLDGIVAKPLGGAYQPDKRVMFKVKHERTADCVVAGYRVHKSGPDTIGSLLLGLYKDDGGLASVGVIGAFPMKRRKELYEQLQPLVTDFEEHPWAWAKQEEGERTPRNAEGSRWSAGKDLSFVPLRPELVVEVRYDHMEGDRFRHTAQFNRWRPDRDPESCTYAQLEEPVNFDLASVLETGRP; this is encoded by the coding sequence ATGGAACTTCCCGTGATGCCGCCCGTGCCGCCCATGCTCGCAAAGTCCGTCAGCGGAATCCCCGAGGGGGACCTCAGCTACGAGCCCAAGTGGGACGGCTTCCGGTCCATCATTTTCCGGGACGGCGAGGACCTGGAAATCGGCAGCCGCAACGAAAAACCCATGACCCGCTACTTTCCCGAGCTTGTGGCGGCGCTCAAGGAGAACCTCCCGGCTAGGTGCGTGATTGACGGCGAGATTGTGCTGGTGGGGGCGTCCGGGGACCGGCTGGATTTCGACGCACTGCAGCAGCGCATCCACCCCGCGGCCAGCCGGGTGAAGCTCCTGGCCGGGCAGACACCGGCCTCATTCGTGGCCTTCGACCTCCTGGCGCTGGGCGACGACGACTACACGGGCAAGCCCTTCGCTGAACGGCGCGCGGCGCTTGAAAGGGCGCTCGCAGCGAGCAAGGCCCCGGTCCACCTCACGGCGGCCACCACCGACAAGGACATTGCCGGCCAATGGTTCAAGCAGTTCGAGGGCGCGGGCCTGGACGGGATCGTGGCAAAACCCCTGGGCGGTGCCTACCAGCCGGACAAACGTGTGATGTTCAAGGTCAAGCACGAGCGCACCGCCGACTGCGTGGTGGCCGGCTACCGCGTCCACAAGAGTGGCCCGGACACTATCGGGTCGCTGCTGCTGGGCCTGTACAAGGACGACGGCGGCCTGGCGAGCGTGGGCGTGATCGGCGCCTTTCCCATGAAGCGGCGCAAGGAACTGTACGAACAGCTCCAGCCGCTGGTCACGGATTTTGAGGAACACCCGTGGGCGTGGGCCAAGCAGGAGGAAGGTGAACGGACACCGCGCAACGCCGAGGGCAGCCGCTGGAGCGCGGGTAAGGACCTGTCCTTCGTGCCGCTGCGGCCGGAACTGGTAGTGGAGGTCCGGTACGACCACATGGAAGGCGACCGGTTCCGCCACACGGCACAGTTCAACCGCTGGCGGCCGGACCGGGATCCGGAATCATGCACCTACGCCCAGCTCGAGGAGCCCGTCAACTTCGACCTCGCTTCGGTGCTGGAGACCGGCAGGCCATAG
- a CDS encoding AEC family transporter, whose amino-acid sequence MGGVLVGLAVIGVVIAVGYIAARCGLGGEPTVSALTRTAFFITNPVLLFTVVLESDLSVVFSAYVPLALITAAATALLYVTVSRLWFRRPLAETAIGAMASSYVNANNIGIPITLYALGDATPVAPVLLVQLLLLAPLVLTLLDLSAAGRFSPRLMLTQPFRNPMIIASLLGVVLAAFNVELPGPVMAPLTLLGGAAVPVVLLAFGMSLHGTRMLKSGGHTAEIITATALKSAVMPALAFVVGRFLFNLDQQMLLGVVLMAALPSAQNVFLFASKYGRGVAVARETSLLSTAAAAPALVLIVWLLAR is encoded by the coding sequence ATGGGCGGCGTGCTGGTCGGGCTGGCGGTGATCGGCGTCGTCATCGCTGTGGGATACATTGCCGCGCGGTGCGGGTTGGGCGGCGAGCCCACCGTTTCGGCGCTGACCCGGACTGCCTTCTTCATCACCAACCCGGTGCTGCTCTTTACGGTGGTGCTGGAATCGGACCTCTCGGTGGTGTTTTCCGCCTACGTGCCGCTCGCGCTGATCACGGCCGCCGCCACCGCCCTGCTGTACGTCACCGTCAGCCGCCTGTGGTTCCGCCGCCCGCTTGCGGAAACAGCCATCGGCGCCATGGCAAGTTCGTATGTCAACGCAAACAACATCGGCATCCCCATCACGCTCTATGCCCTGGGCGACGCAACCCCCGTGGCGCCGGTGCTGCTGGTCCAGCTGCTCCTGCTGGCGCCGCTGGTCCTGACCCTGCTGGACCTTTCGGCGGCCGGCCGTTTCTCGCCCCGGCTTATGCTCACCCAGCCGTTCCGGAACCCCATGATCATCGCATCCCTCCTGGGTGTGGTCCTGGCCGCGTTCAATGTGGAGCTGCCCGGTCCGGTAATGGCACCGCTGACACTCCTGGGCGGCGCAGCCGTGCCGGTGGTGCTGCTGGCTTTCGGCATGTCGCTGCACGGGACGCGGATGCTGAAAAGCGGCGGGCATACTGCCGAAATCATTACTGCCACCGCACTGAAGTCCGCGGTGATGCCGGCCCTGGCGTTCGTCGTCGGACGCTTCCTGTTCAACCTGGACCAGCAAATGCTCCTGGGCGTGGTGCTGATGGCGGCGCTGCCCTCGGCCCAGAACGTGTTCCTCTTCGCGAGCAAGTACGGCCGCGGGGTGGCGGTGGCGAGGGAAACCAGCCTCCTCTCGACGGCCGCCGCCGCGCCCGCGCTGGTCCTCATCGTTTGGCTGCTGGCCCGCTGA
- a CDS encoding TIGR03885 family FMN-dependent LLM class oxidoreductase, giving the protein MVTVGFHASHEQISPGQLLKDVQRAERAGFDAAMCSDHIEPWSARQGHSGFAWSWLGAALATTGLRFGVVTAPGQRYHPAIIAHASATLSSMFPGRFWFAPGSGENMNEHITGDAWPPKDIRQRRLEECVDVIRRLHRGEEVTHRGLVTVEQARIWDVPDSPPPLIAPAISVDTARRAAGWADGLVTVNQPAAKLQDVLAAYRDNGGQGKAVLQVHLSWAPREEAAAAVALDQWRTNTFDPPIPWDLPTAGHFDGVGEHVREEQVRTTVNVSSSLDQHAEWLAGYAGLGFDELYLHYVGQEQAPFIDAFAAEVLPQLRTPAVPQLAGASAESASETAV; this is encoded by the coding sequence ATGGTTACTGTCGGCTTCCACGCCTCACATGAACAGATCAGTCCCGGCCAGTTGCTCAAGGACGTCCAGCGCGCGGAGCGTGCAGGCTTTGATGCCGCCATGTGTTCGGACCACATCGAGCCCTGGTCAGCACGCCAGGGCCATTCGGGCTTCGCCTGGTCCTGGCTGGGGGCTGCCCTGGCCACCACTGGCCTGCGGTTCGGCGTGGTGACGGCCCCGGGCCAGCGCTACCACCCCGCCATCATCGCGCACGCCTCCGCGACCCTTTCCAGCATGTTCCCGGGCCGGTTCTGGTTCGCACCCGGCAGCGGCGAGAACATGAACGAGCACATTACCGGGGACGCCTGGCCGCCCAAGGACATACGGCAGCGCAGACTGGAGGAATGCGTGGACGTGATCCGCCGGCTGCACCGGGGCGAGGAGGTCACCCACCGTGGCCTGGTCACCGTGGAGCAGGCCAGGATATGGGACGTCCCCGACTCCCCGCCCCCGCTGATCGCGCCGGCCATCAGCGTGGACACGGCCCGCAGGGCCGCCGGCTGGGCGGACGGCCTGGTCACAGTCAACCAGCCCGCCGCGAAGCTTCAGGACGTGCTGGCCGCCTACCGGGACAACGGCGGACAAGGAAAGGCAGTGCTGCAGGTCCACCTGTCCTGGGCTCCCCGCGAAGAGGCCGCTGCAGCAGTGGCGCTGGACCAGTGGCGGACCAACACCTTCGATCCCCCCATCCCTTGGGACCTGCCTACAGCCGGGCATTTCGACGGCGTGGGCGAGCACGTGCGCGAGGAGCAGGTCCGCACCACCGTGAACGTTTCCTCAAGCCTCGACCAGCACGCGGAGTGGCTGGCCGGGTATGCCGGGCTGGGCTTCGATGAGCTGTACCTGCACTACGTGGGACAGGAGCAGGCGCCCTTTATCGACGCATTCGCCGCGGAGGTCCTCCCGCAGCTGCGCACCCCCGCCGTGCCGCAGCTTGCCGGAGCTTCGGCCGAGTCCGCGTCGGAGACCGCGGTATGA
- a CDS encoding alpha-amylase family protein, giving the protein MRIAETSDLWWKNAVIYCLDVETFFDDDGDGTGDFAGLTQRVDYLAALGVTCIWLMPFYPSPDRDDGYDVTDFFTVDPRLGTLGDVVEFIRAAKDRGMRVIADFVVNHTSDQHPWFIEARKSTDNPYRDFYVWRSDTPPNTSSEVVFPGEEDSLWTKDDATGEWYLHMFAGHQPDLNVTNPAVRNEIAKAMGLWLELGLDGFRLDAVPFFLETRGQPKDEAARLDPHGYLTALRSFVSRRNGSAILLGEVNLPYKEQVEYFGGPDGDELNMQFDFMSMQYIYLSMARQDARPLAETLKSRPPIHPDNQWAMFVRNHDELTLDKLSEGERGEVFAAFGPEKNMQIYGRGLRRRLPPMLGGDAARLRMMYSLMFALPGTPVLFYGEEIGMGEDLRQKGRSAVRTPMQWDDEPNGGFSTAKASELVAPLARGEYSPEHVNATAAKRDPDSLFNFMATLIRRYRECAELGWGEFALIDQPEPAVFAHTCSTDGAALVLLHNFGEEPVKVSGSLNPENGQRNAFKDAILLDLFDGDNVPMEPDGSFTVQLGRYGYRWYRLHRKGDRLAP; this is encoded by the coding sequence ATGAGGATCGCCGAGACCTCCGACCTGTGGTGGAAGAACGCGGTCATCTACTGCCTGGACGTGGAGACATTCTTTGACGACGACGGCGACGGCACAGGCGACTTCGCGGGCCTCACGCAGCGCGTGGACTACCTGGCCGCGCTGGGCGTGACGTGTATCTGGCTCATGCCCTTCTACCCCTCACCGGACCGGGACGACGGCTACGACGTGACGGACTTCTTCACCGTGGACCCGCGGCTGGGCACCCTGGGGGACGTGGTGGAGTTCATTCGGGCCGCGAAGGACCGTGGCATGCGCGTCATCGCCGACTTCGTGGTCAACCACACTTCGGACCAGCACCCGTGGTTCATCGAGGCACGGAAATCGACGGACAACCCCTACCGGGACTTCTACGTCTGGCGGAGCGACACTCCTCCGAACACGTCATCGGAAGTGGTGTTTCCGGGCGAAGAGGACTCCCTGTGGACCAAGGACGACGCCACCGGGGAATGGTACCTGCACATGTTCGCCGGGCATCAGCCGGACCTGAACGTCACCAACCCCGCCGTACGGAACGAAATCGCCAAGGCCATGGGCCTGTGGCTTGAACTCGGCCTGGATGGCTTCCGGCTGGACGCTGTGCCCTTCTTCCTGGAAACCCGGGGCCAGCCCAAGGACGAGGCCGCCAGGCTGGATCCCCACGGTTACCTCACGGCACTGCGCAGTTTCGTAAGCCGCCGCAACGGGAGCGCCATCCTGCTGGGAGAGGTGAACCTGCCCTACAAGGAACAGGTGGAGTACTTCGGCGGGCCGGACGGCGACGAACTCAACATGCAGTTCGACTTCATGTCCATGCAGTACATCTACCTCTCCATGGCCCGCCAGGACGCCAGGCCGCTGGCCGAGACGCTCAAGAGCCGCCCGCCCATCCACCCGGACAACCAGTGGGCCATGTTCGTGCGCAACCATGACGAACTCACCCTGGACAAACTCAGTGAGGGTGAGCGCGGCGAGGTCTTCGCCGCCTTCGGGCCGGAGAAAAACATGCAAATCTACGGGCGGGGCCTGCGCAGGCGGCTGCCCCCGATGCTTGGCGGCGATGCAGCGCGCCTCCGGATGATGTACTCGCTGATGTTCGCCCTGCCCGGGACTCCCGTGCTGTTTTACGGGGAGGAAATTGGCATGGGCGAGGACCTCCGGCAAAAGGGCCGATCTGCCGTGCGCACGCCCATGCAGTGGGACGACGAGCCGAACGGCGGCTTTTCCACGGCCAAGGCATCGGAGCTTGTGGCACCGCTGGCAAGGGGCGAATACAGCCCGGAGCACGTCAACGCCACAGCCGCCAAGCGGGATCCGGACTCCCTGTTCAACTTCATGGCCACCCTGATCCGCCGCTACCGGGAGTGCGCGGAGCTGGGCTGGGGCGAATTCGCCCTCATTGACCAGCCCGAGCCTGCGGTCTTCGCACACACCTGCAGCACGGACGGCGCGGCGCTGGTGCTCCTCCACAACTTCGGGGAGGAGCCCGTGAAGGTCAGCGGTTCACTGAATCCTGAGAATGGGCAGCGGAATGCATTCAAGGACGCCATCCTGCTGGACCTGTTCGACGGCGACAACGTACCCATGGAGCCCGACGGCAGCTTTACCGTGCAGCTGGGACGCTACGGGTACCGCTGGTACCGCCTGCACCGGAAAGGCGACCGGCTGGCACCGTAA
- a CDS encoding pyridoxal phosphate-dependent aminotransferase produces MRAMQHSSKLQNVRYELRGPILQAAKNMEAEGHRILKMNLGDTAPFGLETPESVVVDMIHHLRGAQGYSDSKGIFSARTAISQYYQTRGLMQIGVEDIFIGNGVSELISMCLQAFMENGDEILVPAPDYPLWTAAVTLTGGTPVHYLCDESDNWWPDLSDVEAKITSRTKGIVIINPNNPTGAVYPRHVLEQFASLARKHNLVLFSDEIYEKVLYEDARHIHTASVAEDVCCLTFSGLSKAYRMPGYRAGWVAVTGPLAATAAYREGLELLASLRLCPNVPAQHAIQTCLGGYQSIEALVRPGGRLREQRDLAFKLLTAIPGVTCVPASGAMYLFPRLDPELYPITSDEQFVLDLLQEQKILVSHGSAFNWPTPDHFRFVILPSVLDIEEAVGRISTFLAGYRSRQAA; encoded by the coding sequence ATGCGCGCCATGCAACACTCCAGCAAACTGCAGAACGTCCGGTATGAACTCCGCGGTCCCATCCTCCAGGCTGCCAAAAACATGGAGGCCGAGGGGCACCGGATCCTCAAGATGAACCTCGGGGACACCGCTCCGTTCGGACTGGAAACGCCGGAGTCCGTGGTGGTGGACATGATCCACCACCTGCGTGGCGCCCAGGGGTACAGCGATTCCAAGGGAATCTTCTCGGCCCGGACCGCCATCTCGCAGTACTACCAGACCCGTGGCCTGATGCAGATCGGCGTGGAGGACATCTTCATCGGCAATGGCGTCAGCGAGCTGATCTCCATGTGCCTGCAGGCGTTCATGGAGAACGGCGACGAAATCCTGGTTCCGGCGCCCGATTACCCGCTGTGGACCGCCGCAGTCACCCTGACCGGCGGCACACCGGTGCACTACCTCTGTGACGAGTCCGACAACTGGTGGCCGGACCTGTCCGACGTGGAAGCAAAGATCACCAGCCGCACCAAGGGGATCGTGATCATCAATCCCAACAACCCCACAGGGGCGGTATACCCCCGCCACGTGCTGGAACAGTTCGCCTCGCTGGCCCGGAAGCACAACCTGGTCCTGTTCTCGGACGAGATATACGAGAAAGTGCTCTATGAGGACGCCCGGCACATTCATACCGCTTCCGTGGCCGAGGATGTTTGCTGCCTGACATTCAGCGGGTTGTCCAAGGCCTACCGCATGCCGGGCTACCGGGCCGGCTGGGTGGCCGTCACCGGACCGCTTGCTGCAACCGCCGCCTACCGGGAGGGCCTGGAATTGCTGGCCTCCCTGCGGCTGTGCCCGAACGTCCCTGCCCAGCACGCCATTCAGACCTGCCTGGGTGGCTACCAAAGCATCGAGGCACTGGTGCGGCCGGGCGGCCGGCTGCGCGAACAGCGGGACCTCGCGTTCAAGCTGCTGACCGCCATCCCGGGCGTCACGTGCGTACCGGCGTCAGGGGCCATGTACCTGTTCCCCCGCCTGGACCCGGAGCTCTACCCGATCACCAGCGATGAGCAGTTTGTCCTGGACCTCCTCCAGGAACAGAAGATCCTGGTCTCCCACGGCTCGGCATTCAACTGGCCCACGCCGGACCACTTCCGGTTCGTGATACTGCCGTCGGTACTGGACATCGAGGAGGCAGTAGGCCGGATCTCCACGTTCCTCGCGGGGTACCGCAGCCGCCAGGCAGCCTAG
- a CDS encoding DUF1932 domain-containing protein: MEGRIPMRVTVLGLGEAGTIYAADLARRGIPVTAVDPYVPVLPDRVGGASSTGQAVSGADLVLSLVGAGEAGTVLREALPAMQPMAIYADMNTASPAEKQRLALRAEDCAIAFVDVAILAPVPRARLETPVVLSGTGTDRLLAIFTSWGIPATVADGGAGAAAGLKLLRSVFMKGLAASVFESVFAARAAGAEDWIIEQIASELGPSGHEQVARILQGTSLHALRREAEMRDARSFLEMLGTPHPMTDGAIEWLRSLSRQDPA; the protein is encoded by the coding sequence ATGGAGGGAAGAATCCCCATGCGCGTTACCGTTTTAGGTCTCGGGGAAGCCGGAACCATCTATGCGGCAGACCTTGCCCGGCGGGGGATCCCGGTCACCGCGGTCGATCCGTACGTTCCTGTCCTGCCCGACCGGGTCGGCGGGGCAAGCAGTACCGGCCAGGCAGTTTCCGGAGCTGACCTGGTACTGAGCCTGGTGGGTGCCGGCGAAGCCGGGACCGTTCTCCGGGAAGCCCTGCCTGCGATGCAACCAATGGCGATTTACGCCGACATGAATACTGCCAGCCCGGCCGAAAAGCAGCGGCTCGCGCTCCGGGCCGAAGACTGCGCCATCGCGTTCGTTGACGTCGCCATCCTCGCGCCGGTTCCCCGTGCCCGGCTCGAGACCCCCGTGGTGCTGAGCGGCACCGGCACCGACCGTCTTCTGGCGATATTCACGTCCTGGGGTATCCCTGCCACTGTTGCGGACGGTGGGGCCGGCGCCGCAGCGGGGCTGAAGTTGCTGCGCAGCGTCTTTATGAAGGGCCTGGCCGCCTCGGTCTTCGAATCAGTCTTCGCAGCCCGGGCAGCAGGAGCGGAAGACTGGATCATTGAGCAGATTGCGTCAGAGCTCGGTCCGTCCGGCCATGAGCAGGTGGCACGGATACTCCAGGGCACGAGCCTGCATGCGCTGCGCCGTGAGGCGGAAATGCGGGATGCGCGGTCCTTCCTGGAAATGCTGGGTACCCCGCATCCAATGACGGACGGCGCCATTGAGTGGTTGCGTTCGCTTTCGCGGCAGGATCCTGCCTGA
- a CDS encoding GntR family transcriptional regulator, with the protein MSPVPDGHSPAAEAEAGVDPTVTDIIREAIVRGEYAPNQRLIEADLSAAFSASRATVRTALLELAGEGLVERLPNRGSRVRAVPVEEAIEILEVRIGVEGLCAAKTAASISDDDIAAFHRLRSRMIEAVSEGDLVEYSRLNQYLDVRIRELSRHATASEVLSRLHAQSVRHQFKLSSRPQRAKVSVLEHIAIIDAVVARDPEAAERAVRSHLLSVIDALRDLSSPGHGTAAFH; encoded by the coding sequence ATGTCCCCGGTACCTGACGGGCATTCACCTGCGGCGGAAGCGGAAGCCGGCGTGGACCCGACGGTCACTGACATCATTCGTGAGGCGATCGTCCGGGGTGAGTACGCCCCCAACCAGCGGCTCATAGAGGCAGACCTCAGTGCTGCGTTTTCCGCCAGCCGCGCCACGGTCCGCACCGCGCTGCTCGAGCTTGCGGGCGAAGGCCTGGTGGAACGGCTGCCAAACCGCGGATCCCGGGTACGGGCCGTTCCGGTGGAGGAGGCAATCGAGATCCTTGAGGTGCGGATCGGTGTTGAGGGCCTGTGCGCCGCGAAGACGGCCGCAAGCATTTCCGACGACGATATAGCGGCCTTCCATCGCCTGCGTTCCCGCATGATCGAAGCGGTCTCCGAAGGCGACCTCGTCGAATACTCGCGCCTGAACCAGTACCTCGACGTGCGGATCCGCGAGCTGAGCCGGCATGCCACCGCCTCCGAGGTGCTGTCCCGGTTGCACGCGCAGAGCGTCAGGCACCAGTTCAAACTGTCGTCGCGGCCTCAGCGGGCCAAAGTCTCCGTGCTGGAGCATATCGCGATCATCGACGCCGTCGTGGCCCGTGACCCGGAAGCCGCCGAGCGCGCCGTTCGCAGCCACCTGCTGAGCGTCATCGACGCGCTTCGCGATCTTTCCTCCCCGGGCCACGGAACAGCAGCGTTCCACTGA
- the ligM gene encoding vanillate/3-O-methylgallate O-demethylase, producing the protein MAQKSLQDVLDGAGSTVELLRNSQLGAYIYPVVPAEFTNWRREQRAWRETAVLYDQSHHMVNFFMRGPDALKLLSDTGINSFSNFPLNTAKQFVPTASNGGVIGDGILFHLAEHEFVYVGRAPAANWLQFHAETGGYDIECTYDDRSPSRPYGQAVQREFYRFQIQGPNAWQIIEKLNNGKLEQVKFFHMGHLGIAGEQVRTLRHGMAGAPGLELWGPYSQHGKIRDAILDAGAEFGIEPCGSRAYSSNTLESGWIPSPLPAIYSSEAERTYREWLPATSYEAINALAGSFVSQNIEDYYLTPWELGYGSFVKFDHDFIGREALEGVDPARQRKKVTLAWNDEDLARIWASFLDRDSLGYQFFDMPNANYGSSNYDSVVDADGRGVGLSLFTGVSANERRGLSLATVDPNVDIGTEVNVIWGEPDGGTGKTTVEPHEQFRVRAVVSPVPYAVTARTEYHGGWRTAGAAT; encoded by the coding sequence ATGGCCCAGAAGTCCCTGCAGGATGTGCTCGACGGGGCAGGCAGTACCGTCGAACTTTTGCGCAACTCCCAGCTTGGCGCCTACATCTACCCGGTGGTCCCGGCCGAGTTCACGAACTGGCGCCGTGAACAGCGTGCCTGGCGCGAGACCGCCGTCCTGTACGACCAGTCCCACCACATGGTGAACTTCTTTATGCGCGGCCCGGACGCCCTTAAGCTCCTCTCGGACACCGGGATCAACAGTTTTTCGAACTTTCCCCTCAACACGGCCAAGCAGTTCGTTCCGACGGCGTCCAACGGCGGTGTGATCGGCGACGGCATTCTTTTCCACCTGGCAGAACACGAATTCGTCTACGTCGGGCGGGCTCCCGCTGCGAACTGGCTGCAGTTCCACGCTGAGACGGGCGGGTACGACATCGAGTGCACCTACGATGACAGGTCACCGTCGCGGCCCTATGGGCAGGCAGTCCAGCGTGAGTTCTACCGCTTCCAGATCCAGGGCCCGAACGCCTGGCAAATCATCGAGAAACTTAACAACGGAAAACTTGAGCAGGTGAAATTTTTCCACATGGGCCACCTCGGCATCGCCGGGGAACAAGTGCGCACGTTGCGCCACGGAATGGCGGGCGCCCCGGGGCTGGAGCTGTGGGGACCGTACAGCCAGCACGGCAAGATCCGTGATGCCATACTCGACGCCGGTGCCGAGTTCGGCATCGAGCCCTGCGGGTCGCGGGCCTACTCATCAAACACCCTTGAATCGGGCTGGATACCGTCGCCGCTTCCCGCGATCTACAGCAGCGAAGCTGAACGGACCTACCGGGAATGGCTTCCAGCAACGAGCTACGAAGCGATCAACGCGCTCGCCGGCTCCTTCGTCTCGCAGAACATCGAGGACTACTACTTAACGCCGTGGGAGCTGGGCTACGGCTCGTTCGTAAAGTTCGACCATGACTTCATTGGACGTGAAGCCCTCGAAGGGGTCGATCCTGCCAGGCAGCGCAAAAAGGTGACTTTGGCCTGGAACGACGAAGACCTGGCGAGGATCTGGGCGTCATTCCTGGACCGCGACAGCTTGGGATACCAGTTCTTCGACATGCCAAACGCCAACTACGGCTCGTCCAACTACGACTCTGTGGTGGACGCCGACGGCAGGGGAGTGGGACTCTCGCTCTTTACCGGGGTTTCCGCCAATGAGCGGCGCGGGCTGTCCCTGGCGACGGTGGACCCCAATGTCGACATCGGCACGGAAGTTAATGTGATCTGGGGCGAGCCGGACGGCGGAACCGGCAAGACCACCGTGGAACCCCACGAGCAGTTCAGGGTGCGCGCCGTAGTGAGCCCGGTGCCGTACGCTGTCACCGCCCGGACGGAGTACCACGGGGGCTGGCGAACGGCCGGCGCTGCCACGTAA
- a CDS encoding PIG-L deacetylase family protein, with product MANGGTVLVVSAHAGDFVWRAGGAIAAATARGDRAVVVCLSYGERGESASQWLAGKGLDEIKELRREEAEAAADALGADIEFLDAGDYPLMPSRELLDQLVRIYRRVQPTVVLTHPLLDPYNGDHPAAAKLAIEARILAQAIGYDAPGEVLGAPPVFFFEPHQPEQCGFKPDVLLDITSSFPAKEKAMKCLPAQQHMWDYYTSLAVRRGVQVKRNAGPNLGLPVDTKGEAYMRYYPQVTKVLE from the coding sequence ATGGCCAATGGAGGCACTGTGCTGGTCGTGAGCGCACACGCCGGCGACTTCGTCTGGCGGGCCGGCGGTGCCATCGCCGCCGCTACCGCCCGGGGTGACCGCGCCGTCGTCGTCTGCCTCTCCTATGGCGAGCGTGGCGAATCCGCAAGCCAATGGCTTGCCGGAAAGGGGCTGGACGAGATCAAGGAGCTGCGGCGGGAAGAGGCCGAGGCCGCCGCGGACGCCCTCGGTGCCGACATCGAATTCCTTGATGCCGGCGATTATCCGCTGATGCCAAGCCGGGAACTGCTGGACCAGCTGGTGCGGATCTACCGGCGGGTCCAGCCCACCGTTGTCCTGACGCACCCGCTGCTGGACCCGTACAACGGCGACCACCCGGCCGCCGCGAAACTGGCGATCGAGGCCAGGATCCTCGCCCAGGCGATCGGCTACGACGCCCCCGGCGAGGTGCTCGGCGCACCGCCGGTGTTCTTCTTCGAGCCGCACCAGCCCGAACAGTGCGGCTTCAAGCCCGACGTCCTGTTGGACATCACCTCCTCCTTCCCGGCCAAGGAGAAGGCTATGAAGTGCCTGCCGGCCCAGCAGCATATGTGGGACTACTACACGTCGCTCGCGGTGCGCCGCGGCGTCCAGGTCAAGCGCAACGCCGGCCCGAACCTCGGCCTGCCGGTGGACACCAAGGGAGAGGCCTACATGCGCTACTACCCCCAAGTCACCAAGGTCCTGGAATGA
- a CDS encoding 4-carboxy-4-hydroxy-2-oxoadipate aldolase/oxaloacetate decarboxylase, which yields MKTVVVTDVERADASSIERLAAHGVATVHEAMGRTGLLGASLRPIQSGVRIAGSAVTVLCWPGDNLMIHAAVEQCREGDVLVVTTASPSLDGSFGELFATALQHRGVRGLVTTGGVRDVADLRAMGFPVWSAAVNAQGTVKATAGSVNVPITVGSAVVSAGDVIIADDDGALCVPRRYVQAVLGAADARVRKEAESRAAYLAGELSLDRNQLRGILNELGVRYVSAAEYEADNGSS from the coding sequence ATGAAAACAGTTGTGGTGACGGACGTGGAGCGGGCAGATGCTTCCTCCATCGAGAGGCTTGCAGCACATGGCGTGGCAACCGTCCACGAGGCCATGGGGCGGACCGGACTGCTGGGCGCCTCGCTGCGGCCCATCCAGAGCGGCGTCCGCATTGCCGGTTCCGCCGTTACCGTCCTGTGCTGGCCGGGAGACAACCTCATGATCCATGCTGCGGTGGAACAGTGCCGCGAGGGCGACGTGCTGGTTGTGACTACGGCGTCCCCGTCCCTTGATGGTTCGTTCGGTGAACTGTTCGCGACCGCGCTGCAGCACCGCGGGGTCCGCGGACTCGTGACAACCGGCGGGGTCCGGGATGTAGCTGATCTGCGGGCTATGGGCTTCCCGGTGTGGTCCGCAGCAGTCAACGCGCAGGGCACTGTCAAGGCCACCGCAGGCTCGGTAAATGTTCCCATCACCGTGGGCAGCGCCGTCGTCTCCGCCGGCGACGTGATCATCGCCGACGACGACGGTGCGCTGTGCGTGCCGCGCCGCTACGTCCAGGCCGTCCTTGGCGCCGCGGACGCGAGGGTCAGGAAAGAGGCGGAGTCCCGCGCGGCATACCTTGCCGGCGAGTTGAGCCTGGACCGGAACCAGCTTCGGGGCATCCTCAACGAACTTGGCGTCCGCTACGTCAGCGCCGCGGAATATGAGGCGGACAATGGCAGCAGTTGA